In Streptosporangium album, one genomic interval encodes:
- a CDS encoding extracellular solute-binding protein, whose translation MTMLTFETPNLPAALWDSAIARVSAKVPGIKIKKLVTPNVDRTTYAKQLAGSGQLPDIMMAVNPQGFAEGGQLADFTAEELKEYAYPQSGAINGKVYQLPTNAQPQSLLYYNKDDFAKAGIGAVPTTWDELLDACAKLKTAGITPIAVGGGGQDTFAGMYPWVGALGTDVFLRDPNFDKEITGGTKTFTDPAFVKATEKIAQLSKLGYLDKEGTSRSYADHEKAFRAGSAAMYPMGSWFATSADNDKPPFEVGVFAWPSDDGKAVVPNLTGGGLSVSSKAESVELAKRFALEWTRDKETADAFTKADGTFNTVAGYRPPADMGTLFKATLAIYEKAVKDGTVTPAFSIEQGDNGLPAEFTTPIQQIAVELLDGTSDAAAVVKKLDDEYAALQ comes from the coding sequence ATGACGATGCTCACCTTCGAGACGCCCAACCTGCCCGCCGCACTGTGGGACTCGGCGATTGCGCGCGTCTCCGCGAAGGTTCCCGGGATCAAGATCAAGAAGTTGGTCACCCCGAATGTGGACCGCACCACCTATGCCAAGCAGCTGGCCGGTTCGGGGCAACTGCCCGACATCATGATGGCGGTCAACCCACAGGGGTTCGCCGAGGGCGGCCAGCTCGCCGACTTCACCGCCGAGGAGCTGAAGGAGTACGCCTACCCGCAGTCCGGAGCGATCAACGGCAAGGTCTACCAGCTGCCCACCAACGCCCAGCCACAGTCGCTGCTCTACTACAACAAGGACGATTTCGCGAAGGCCGGGATCGGCGCGGTGCCGACCACCTGGGACGAGCTCCTCGACGCGTGCGCCAAGCTGAAGACCGCCGGCATCACTCCGATCGCGGTCGGCGGCGGCGGCCAGGACACGTTCGCCGGCATGTATCCGTGGGTGGGTGCCCTCGGGACCGACGTCTTCCTGCGGGACCCGAACTTCGACAAGGAGATCACCGGAGGCACCAAGACCTTCACCGACCCCGCGTTCGTCAAGGCAACCGAGAAGATCGCGCAGCTGTCCAAGCTCGGGTACCTCGACAAGGAGGGCACCAGCCGATCTTACGCCGATCACGAGAAGGCGTTCCGGGCCGGTTCGGCCGCGATGTACCCGATGGGCTCGTGGTTCGCCACCTCGGCGGACAACGACAAGCCTCCGTTCGAGGTCGGCGTCTTCGCCTGGCCGAGCGACGACGGCAAGGCCGTGGTGCCGAACCTGACCGGCGGTGGCCTGAGCGTCAGTTCGAAGGCCGAGAGCGTCGAGCTGGCGAAGAGGTTCGCGCTGGAGTGGACCAGGGACAAGGAGACCGCCGACGCCTTCACCAAGGCCGACGGCACGTTCAACACGGTGGCCGGATATCGGCCACCGGCCGATATGGGGACGCTGTTCAAGGCGACGCTGGCCATTTACGAGAAAGCGGTCAAGGACGGTACGGTGACGCCGGCCTTCTCGATCGAGCAGGGTGACAACGGCCTGCCCGCGGAGTTCACCACGCCTATCCAGCAGATCGCGGTCGAACTGCTCGACGGCACGTCCGACGCCGCCGCCGTGGTGAAAAAGCTCGACGACGAGTACGCCGCCCTTCAGTAG
- a CDS encoding alpha-galactosidase, whose product MRPRPSAVTYDTDTGVLLLDTPRASYSAYVGREDHIPIHTYWGPPITAQDAVYLATAASERLASEWPCFRSASNGHEEYPLDGGLQFGRSALTVEFPGAVRSVEWRLSRHEIIAGPDHRDLVLWFEVRHHELTVTMHYRVYDDSDVIDRWAVMRNDSATDAVDVHRLDSAAWVVPEQARHRMSHLTGRWAAETQLRQIDLTDGHLVLESRRGITSHHANPWFAMDDGTATEEFGRVFSATLHWSGSWRMLAQRELDGPAQVLFGWGHEGFGPRRLEPGEVLRTPVSSGLFTADGFGGASHAWHEYALRHVLPGAEEVRPVLFNSWEATGFDVDEAGQRALARQAADLGCELFVLDDGWFGRRADDRAGLGDWWVNSDRFPDGLRPLIAAVHALGMGFGLWIEPEMVNPDSDLYRAHPEWTYHFAGREPNLMRHQLVLNLARPDVVDWVFGKLDALLSANDIQFVKWDMNRPFTDTGWPEQPGRQGRLWFDHVTGVYTVIDALRRKHPGVAFEACAGGGGRVDFGMMARSDQFWVSDNTDAVDRRHIQYGFSQLYPARTMSCWVTDVPTFINRRRVPLTYRFHVAMAGVLGIGGDLTAWTDEEMETARRLVGQYKEIRHVVQRGRLHRLGEPSGSASAVQYVTADRRESVVLVYQEAQRYDSQPRPVPLRGLDPDGVYRMDGGVALSGAVLMGHGVTPRLTGDYASTLVHLELVT is encoded by the coding sequence GTGAGGCCCCGCCCGTCCGCGGTGACGTACGACACCGATACCGGAGTGCTGCTGCTGGACACCCCCCGCGCGTCCTACTCGGCGTACGTCGGACGCGAGGACCACATCCCGATCCACACCTATTGGGGCCCGCCCATCACGGCGCAGGACGCGGTCTACCTGGCGACGGCGGCCTCCGAACGCCTGGCGTCCGAATGGCCGTGCTTCCGGTCGGCATCGAACGGGCACGAGGAGTATCCACTCGACGGAGGGCTGCAGTTCGGACGGTCCGCGCTGACGGTGGAGTTCCCGGGCGCCGTCCGCAGCGTCGAGTGGCGCCTCAGCAGACACGAGATCATCGCCGGCCCCGATCACCGGGACCTGGTGCTCTGGTTCGAGGTGCGACACCACGAGCTGACGGTCACCATGCACTACCGGGTCTACGACGACAGTGACGTCATCGACCGCTGGGCGGTCATGCGCAACGACTCGGCCACGGACGCCGTCGACGTGCACCGGCTGGACTCCGCCGCATGGGTGGTGCCGGAACAGGCACGGCACCGCATGTCCCATCTCACCGGACGCTGGGCGGCGGAGACGCAGCTGCGCCAGATCGATCTCACCGACGGCCACCTCGTTCTGGAGAGCCGCCGCGGGATCACCAGCCACCATGCGAACCCGTGGTTCGCCATGGACGACGGGACCGCCACAGAGGAGTTCGGCCGGGTCTTCAGCGCGACGCTGCACTGGAGCGGCTCCTGGCGGATGCTCGCCCAACGGGAACTGGACGGCCCGGCCCAGGTGCTGTTCGGCTGGGGTCACGAAGGCTTCGGCCCGCGCCGGCTCGAACCGGGGGAAGTGCTGAGGACCCCGGTCAGCTCGGGACTTTTCACCGCGGACGGTTTCGGCGGGGCGAGCCACGCGTGGCACGAGTACGCGCTGCGCCACGTCCTGCCGGGCGCCGAGGAGGTGCGGCCGGTCCTGTTCAACTCCTGGGAGGCCACCGGCTTCGACGTCGACGAGGCGGGCCAGCGGGCGCTGGCGCGGCAGGCCGCGGACCTCGGATGCGAGCTCTTCGTGCTCGACGACGGCTGGTTCGGCCGGCGCGCCGACGACCGGGCCGGCCTCGGCGACTGGTGGGTGAACAGCGACCGGTTTCCCGACGGCCTGCGACCGTTGATCGCCGCCGTGCACGCGCTCGGGATGGGCTTCGGGCTGTGGATCGAGCCCGAGATGGTCAATCCCGACTCCGACCTGTACCGGGCGCATCCCGAGTGGACCTATCACTTCGCGGGCCGCGAACCGAACCTGATGCGTCATCAGCTGGTCCTGAATCTGGCCCGCCCCGACGTGGTCGACTGGGTCTTCGGCAAGCTCGACGCACTGCTGTCCGCCAACGACATCCAGTTCGTCAAGTGGGACATGAACCGCCCGTTCACCGATACGGGCTGGCCGGAGCAGCCGGGCCGGCAGGGACGGCTATGGTTCGACCATGTGACGGGCGTCTACACGGTGATCGACGCGTTGCGGCGCAAGCATCCCGGTGTGGCATTCGAAGCCTGCGCGGGCGGTGGTGGCCGGGTCGACTTCGGAATGATGGCGAGGTCGGACCAGTTCTGGGTCTCGGACAACACCGACGCGGTCGACCGGCGGCACATCCAGTACGGCTTCAGCCAGCTCTATCCGGCCCGCACGATGTCGTGCTGGGTGACGGACGTGCCGACCTTCATCAACAGGCGCCGGGTCCCGCTGACCTACCGGTTCCACGTCGCGATGGCCGGGGTGCTGGGCATCGGCGGCGACCTGACCGCCTGGACCGACGAGGAGATGGAGACGGCCAGGCGACTCGTCGGCCAGTACAAGGAGATCCGCCACGTCGTTCAGCGCGGCCGCCTGCACCGGTTGGGGGAACCCTCCGGGTCGGCGTCCGCGGTGCAGTACGTGACAGCGGATCGGCGTGAGTCCGTCGTCCTCGTCTACCAGGAGGCTCAGCGGTACGACAGCCAACCTCGGCCGGTCCCGCTGCGCGGCCTGGACCCGGATGGGGTCTATCGCATGGACGGCGGCGTGGCACTCTCCGGCGCGGTGCTGATGGGCCACGGCGTCACTCCGCGGCTCACCGGCGACTACGCGAGCACACTGGTCCATCTCGAGCTCGTGACCTGA
- a CDS encoding carbohydrate ABC transporter permease has protein sequence MRARFEIVRPVFAVALTALFFFPIYIVVTGMLKPADEIQSSPLGLPAPPTGENLGAVFGREDGLFWSALLNSVQITVLSVVLLTLSSAMLAHYLVRSKARWTKPALLMLLSGLMIPPAVILQPITQVLDAVGLMNTLPGVVLSNVAYYLPFGVFVFSGFIGTVPVDIEEAASIDGASRLRLFWQVVFPTLRPAAASVMIFLGVWVWNDFLSPLVILGPESGTTVTVGVYRSVGEYSTNFGTLYAFSFLASLPVLLFFAALQKQFVAGLTAGSVK, from the coding sequence GTGAGAGCCCGGTTCGAGATCGTGCGGCCGGTGTTCGCCGTCGCACTGACCGCGCTGTTCTTCTTCCCCATCTACATCGTCGTCACCGGCATGCTGAAGCCCGCCGACGAGATCCAGTCCTCGCCTCTGGGGCTGCCCGCACCGCCCACCGGGGAGAACCTCGGAGCCGTCTTCGGGCGCGAGGACGGCCTGTTCTGGTCGGCGCTGCTGAACAGTGTCCAGATCACCGTGCTGTCAGTGGTTCTGCTCACCCTGTCGTCGGCGATGCTGGCGCACTACCTGGTGCGTTCGAAGGCACGCTGGACCAAGCCGGCACTGTTGATGCTGCTGTCCGGCCTGATGATCCCGCCGGCGGTGATCCTGCAACCGATCACGCAGGTCCTCGACGCCGTCGGGCTGATGAACACGCTCCCCGGCGTGGTGCTCAGCAACGTCGCCTACTACCTGCCCTTCGGCGTGTTCGTCTTCTCCGGCTTCATCGGCACCGTGCCGGTGGACATCGAGGAGGCCGCCAGCATCGACGGCGCGAGCCGCTTGCGGCTGTTCTGGCAGGTGGTGTTCCCGACGTTGCGGCCGGCCGCGGCCAGCGTGATGATCTTCCTCGGAGTGTGGGTCTGGAACGACTTCCTCAGCCCGCTGGTGATCCTCGGCCCCGAATCAGGCACCACCGTGACCGTCGGGGTCTACCGATCGGTGGGCGAGTACTCGACGAACTTCGGCACGCTGTACGCGTTCTCGTTCCTGGCCTCGCTTCCGGTGCTGCTGTTCTTCGCGGCACTACAGAAGCAGTTCGTGGCCGGCCTGACCGCGGGATCGGTGAAGTGA
- a CDS encoding carbohydrate ABC transporter permease, producing MPGSPRHHPVQGGWLRRAREFSGFALPGLFLYAVLVLVPIVWTIVLGFTDRTRFDPQANRVGLGQFGRLVQDGQFWLVLKNTSVVTAIVVIVPNVLGLGIALLLNRETVLYRLLRSVFFTPVILSGIVVSVIWQSLLRPDGVLNAILVDFGVESAPRWLSDPGIALFSISGILCWQMLGFCVVVYIAGLNSVPKELHEAALMDGAGRLRRFRSVTWPMIAAAVTINTVMLLISGFKVYEHILVLTNGGPGRNTTVSIAFDVIEKGVRGDRIGFAAAEATIMLAVIVAITAVVLRLLQRREVHL from the coding sequence ATGCCCGGCTCACCCCGCCACCACCCCGTCCAGGGCGGTTGGCTGCGCAGAGCGCGTGAGTTCTCTGGATTCGCCCTGCCCGGACTCTTCCTGTACGCGGTGCTGGTGCTGGTGCCGATCGTCTGGACCATCGTGCTCGGCTTCACCGACCGGACGCGGTTCGACCCGCAGGCCAACCGGGTCGGGTTAGGACAGTTCGGCCGGCTGGTCCAGGACGGCCAGTTCTGGCTGGTTCTGAAGAACACCTCCGTCGTCACGGCGATCGTCGTGATCGTCCCGAACGTCCTGGGACTCGGGATCGCCCTGCTGCTGAATCGGGAGACGGTTCTCTACCGGCTGCTGCGTTCGGTGTTCTTCACGCCCGTCATCCTGAGCGGGATCGTCGTCAGCGTCATCTGGCAGAGCCTGTTGCGGCCTGACGGCGTGCTGAACGCGATCCTGGTGGACTTCGGGGTGGAGAGTGCACCGCGCTGGCTGTCCGATCCGGGGATCGCGCTCTTCTCGATCAGCGGGATCCTCTGCTGGCAGATGCTGGGCTTCTGCGTGGTGGTGTACATCGCCGGCCTGAACTCCGTTCCGAAGGAGCTCCACGAGGCGGCGCTCATGGACGGGGCCGGCCGGCTGCGGCGCTTCCGGTCGGTCACCTGGCCGATGATCGCGGCGGCGGTCACGATCAACACCGTCATGCTGCTGATCAGCGGCTTCAAGGTGTACGAACACATCCTGGTGCTGACCAACGGCGGGCCGGGGCGGAACACCACCGTGTCCATAGCCTTCGACGTCATCGAGAAGGGCGTGCGGGGCGACCGGATCGGTTTCGCGGCGGCCGAGGCGACGATCATGCTCGCCGTCATCGTCGCGATCACCGCCGTCGTCCTGCGGCTGCTGCAACGTCGGGAGGTACACCTGTGA